A stretch of Synechococcus sp. WH 8020 DNA encodes these proteins:
- the rpmH gene encoding 50S ribosomal protein L34 has translation MTKRTFGGTSRKRKRVSGFRVRMRSHTGRRVIRTRRKRGRSRLAA, from the coding sequence ATGACCAAACGAACTTTTGGAGGCACCAGCCGTAAGCGGAAACGCGTTTCTGGTTTCCGTGTTCGCATGCGCTCTCACACCGGTCGTCGTGTGATTCGCACGCGCCGAAAGCGTGGGCGTTCACGTTTGGCTGCTTAA
- the aroH gene encoding chorismate mutase, with amino-acid sequence MTLGSGLALRGLRGATTCSANTVVAIEQAVSELMDALVKHNALKPDCIVSITFSVTTDLDACFPAAVARRREGWDGVALLDCQQMAVEGDLPRCIRLLAHAWMPDDQEVRHAYLGEASRLRPDRSSHN; translated from the coding sequence ATGACCTTGGGGAGCGGATTGGCCTTGCGCGGTCTACGTGGTGCAACCACCTGCAGCGCTAACACTGTTGTTGCGATTGAGCAGGCGGTCTCTGAACTGATGGATGCGCTGGTGAAACACAACGCTCTGAAGCCGGACTGCATCGTTTCGATCACGTTTTCTGTGACCACCGATCTGGATGCGTGCTTTCCAGCTGCCGTTGCACGGCGCCGTGAAGGGTGGGATGGCGTTGCTCTCCTCGATTGTCAGCAGATGGCTGTTGAGGGAGACCTGCCTAGGTGCATCCGTCTTCTGGCACATGCCTGGATGCCAGACGATCAGGAGGTTCGCCACGCCTACCTGGGGGAAGCCAGTCGCCTCAGGCCAGATAGATCCAGTCACAACTGA
- a CDS encoding PH domain-containing protein, with protein MPTSIQEDTFYEGGPAVGDLILNLLLGLTLIGLPFAVGAIVRAIWLRFNITSRRISVTGGWMGRDRSQVVYSQVREVRTVSRGFGAWGDMVLVLTDGSRLELRSVPRFRELQAFIEERISARRASSASKDVENKGFAA; from the coding sequence ATGCCAACATCCATCCAAGAAGACACGTTCTACGAAGGCGGACCAGCAGTCGGTGACTTGATTCTCAACCTGTTGCTCGGGCTGACATTGATCGGTTTGCCCTTTGCGGTTGGCGCAATTGTTCGCGCCATTTGGTTGCGTTTCAACATCACCAGTCGACGAATTTCTGTGACCGGTGGCTGGATGGGACGAGATCGCAGCCAGGTGGTATACAGCCAGGTTCGGGAGGTTCGCACTGTGTCGAGGGGGTTTGGCGCCTGGGGAGACATGGTTCTTGTCTTGACAGACGGATCCCGCCTCGAACTGCGCTCGGTTCCACGCTTCCGAGAGCTTCAGGCTTTCATCGAAGAGCGAATCAGTGCTCGACGTGCGAGCTCGGCTTCAAAGGACGTGGAGAACAAAGGCTTCGCCGCTTGA
- a CDS encoding DUF2808 domain-containing protein translates to MLQPVAVQAQNTPSLMEFRWESDNNYRKLYYVQTSTRTRERSEYFLMLRPKDRKTAILKLSITVPDYFNAKIRPNKLKLCKMKKGGMLSRSRCEEVIPAVFEISENQTAIEVFPETPIPTEDTYAVSMTIFNPNKSGMFQFNALAQAPGDVPVAGYLGSWNFSID, encoded by the coding sequence ATGCTCCAACCCGTTGCTGTTCAAGCCCAGAACACTCCCTCTTTGATGGAGTTTCGCTGGGAAAGCGACAACAACTACCGCAAGCTGTACTACGTCCAAACGAGCACTCGTACGCGCGAGCGATCGGAATACTTTCTGATGCTTCGGCCGAAAGATCGCAAAACCGCGATCCTGAAACTAAGCATCACCGTTCCCGATTACTTCAATGCCAAGATCCGCCCCAACAAATTGAAGCTCTGCAAGATGAAGAAGGGCGGCATGCTCAGCAGAAGCCGTTGCGAAGAGGTCATCCCTGCTGTTTTCGAAATCAGCGAGAACCAAACTGCGATTGAGGTTTTCCCTGAAACGCCTATTCCCACTGAAGACACCTACGCCGTGTCCATGACGATCTTCAATCCCAACAAGAGTGGGATGTTTCAGTTCAATGCCCTGGCACAGGCCCCTGGAGACGTTCCAGTGGCTGGCTATTTAGGGAGCTGGAACTTCAGTATCGACTAA
- the yidC gene encoding membrane protein insertase YidC codes for MIGYISDNLLIPILDFFYGLVPSYGLAIVALTVVIRLALFPLSAGSIRSARRMRIAQPVMQKRQAEIKARYANDPQKQQAELGKLMKEFGSPLAGCLPLLVQMPILFALFATLRGSPFADVPYTLNLKVLPADQIAAVEPKPFTSASHSIFITETNHVPIVASLPGGTKLGTGESVPIQLETRGGESFRNVISGVDNGQMFLPKWTVTKGEGVVSVSETGTITALTTGDATVEGKITGLAARSGFLFIKALGQVGFYTEGTINWDIAILIGAFGLSLFVSQLLSGMGMPANPQQSTANKITPVMITGMFLFFPLPAGVLLYMVIANIFQAFQTFLLTREALPDNLQSILDAQMLQKSQAASASAGGGSSSGRMPFEPKGGNK; via the coding sequence GTGATCGGGTACATCTCCGACAATCTGCTGATCCCAATCCTGGACTTTTTCTACGGATTGGTCCCAAGCTATGGCCTGGCGATCGTGGCCCTCACGGTGGTAATTCGCCTGGCTCTCTTCCCTCTCAGCGCAGGGTCCATTCGCAGTGCCAGGCGCATGCGGATTGCCCAGCCTGTGATGCAGAAGCGTCAAGCTGAAATCAAGGCGCGTTATGCGAACGATCCCCAAAAGCAGCAGGCAGAACTTGGCAAGTTGATGAAGGAGTTCGGTAGCCCATTGGCGGGTTGCCTACCTCTGTTGGTTCAAATGCCGATTCTGTTCGCTTTGTTTGCGACGTTGCGTGGATCACCCTTCGCAGATGTGCCCTACACGCTCAATCTGAAGGTCCTACCTGCGGATCAAATTGCTGCTGTTGAGCCCAAGCCTTTCACAAGTGCCAGCCACTCAATTTTCATCACGGAAACCAACCACGTCCCGATCGTGGCAAGCCTTCCTGGTGGCACCAAACTCGGCACTGGAGAGAGTGTTCCCATTCAGCTCGAAACTCGTGGTGGAGAGAGTTTCCGGAATGTGATCTCTGGGGTTGATAACGGTCAAATGTTCCTCCCTAAATGGACGGTTACCAAGGGAGAGGGCGTTGTCAGCGTGAGTGAGACAGGAACAATTACGGCCCTCACGACCGGCGATGCCACCGTTGAAGGGAAAATCACTGGACTGGCAGCACGCAGCGGCTTCTTGTTCATCAAAGCCCTCGGTCAGGTTGGGTTCTACACCGAGGGGACAATCAATTGGGATATTGCGATCCTGATTGGTGCTTTCGGTCTGAGCCTGTTTGTCTCACAGCTCCTCTCTGGCATGGGGATGCCTGCCAATCCTCAGCAGTCCACCGCCAACAAGATCACTCCTGTGATGATCACTGGGATGTTCTTGTTCTTCCCTCTCCCTGCCGGTGTTTTGTTGTACATGGTGATCGCCAATATCTTTCAGGCTTTTCAAACCTTCCTGCTCACTCGCGAGGCTTTGCCCGACAACCTCCAGTCCATTCTTGATGCCCAGATGCTGCAGAAATCCCAGGCTGCCTCAGCCTCTGCCGGTGGTGGGTCTAGCTCAGGACGCATGCCCTTCGAGCCCAAAGGCGGAAACAAATGA
- a CDS encoding YceD family protein, protein MIPGLEPVPLRELQALGSAREWEFAGQLDELPSLTPVRGSIQAEHRGNILEVSGSAHTIVCLCCDRCLNQFNRKLSTDASELIWLGDSEATEAMAEEGLDVSSINGLVECLDPRGSFEPERWVFEQLSLQMPAVNFCGDGCPGMPQSADHELSASPTPAADPRWEALLSLRLDPDEESEVTRD, encoded by the coding sequence ATGATTCCTGGGCTCGAGCCCGTTCCCCTTCGCGAGCTACAAGCTCTTGGTTCAGCTCGTGAGTGGGAATTTGCAGGCCAACTGGATGAGCTGCCCTCCTTAACCCCAGTTCGTGGCAGTATTCAGGCCGAGCACCGTGGAAATATCCTCGAGGTTTCCGGTTCAGCGCACACCATCGTGTGCTTGTGCTGCGATCGCTGTTTGAATCAGTTCAATCGCAAATTGTCTACGGACGCTAGTGAGCTGATCTGGCTTGGCGATAGTGAAGCCACAGAGGCGATGGCAGAGGAGGGACTCGATGTGTCTTCAATCAACGGACTTGTGGAGTGCCTGGATCCAAGGGGCAGCTTTGAGCCAGAGCGATGGGTCTTCGAGCAATTGAGTCTTCAAATGCCAGCCGTTAATTTCTGCGGTGATGGCTGCCCAGGCATGCCTCAATCAGCTGACCATGAGCTGTCTGCTTCGCCCACGCCGGCGGCAGATCCGCGTTGGGAGGCTCTCTTGAGCCTGCGCTTGGACCCAGACGAGGAGTCGGAGGTCACGCGTGACTGA
- the sppA gene encoding signal peptide peptidase SppA yields the protein MIWPWRRKSRRTMARIAIEGAITGSTRRRVLKALKEVQEREFPALLLRIDSPGGTVGDSQEIHSALLRLREKGCHVVASFGNISASGGVYVGVAAEKIVSNPGTITGSIGVILRGNNLSKLLDRVGVKFETVKSGAFKDILSPDRALGPEERELLQALIDSSYEQFVAAVAEGRKLDSSRVREFADGRVFSGAQAKDLGLVDELGDEERARVLAAQLADLDEERCRVVTLGKPRKPLLQGLSGSNLLVRIEQLVSIEMELSGQPLWLFRP from the coding sequence ATGATCTGGCCCTGGCGCCGCAAGTCCCGGCGAACGATGGCGAGGATCGCCATTGAGGGGGCGATCACTGGCTCCACCCGTCGTCGAGTCCTCAAAGCTCTGAAAGAGGTTCAGGAGCGTGAATTTCCTGCACTGTTGCTACGAATTGATAGTCCTGGAGGGACTGTTGGCGACAGCCAGGAGATTCACTCTGCCCTGCTCAGGCTGCGTGAAAAAGGCTGTCACGTCGTCGCCAGCTTCGGGAATATCTCTGCATCTGGTGGGGTGTATGTGGGTGTTGCCGCAGAAAAGATTGTGTCCAATCCAGGGACGATCACCGGTTCCATCGGTGTGATCCTTCGCGGCAACAATCTTTCCAAATTGCTGGATCGTGTTGGCGTCAAATTTGAAACCGTGAAGAGCGGTGCTTTCAAAGACATCCTTTCTCCAGATCGTGCTTTAGGCCCAGAAGAACGTGAGTTGCTGCAAGCCTTGATTGACAGCAGCTATGAGCAATTTGTGGCGGCCGTTGCAGAAGGACGGAAGCTTGATTCAAGCCGCGTCCGCGAATTTGCTGACGGTCGGGTGTTCAGCGGTGCCCAGGCCAAAGATCTTGGACTCGTGGATGAGCTGGGTGACGAGGAGCGCGCAAGGGTGCTTGCGGCACAGTTGGCTGATCTGGATGAGGAGCGCTGCCGCGTGGTGACACTTGGAAAACCCCGTAAGCCATTGCTGCAAGGGTTGTCGGGGTCCAATCTGCTTGTACGAATCGAGCAGCTCGTCTCGATTGAGATGGAGCTCAGCGGTCAACCCTTGTGGTTGTTCCGGCCATGA
- the rnpA gene encoding ribonuclease P protein component, producing the protein MVLPTSMRLRGHRCFDYLYRKGQRFHGTLMTLRKASAMPRLLRSESRPLEDQGQAAVCRCAVVISSKVSKRAVIRNRLRRRLHDHLRQHFEQSFQHANTWVLISLKPGAAISEAPMLEECDRLLQQAGY; encoded by the coding sequence ATGGTGCTTCCCACATCAATGAGATTGCGTGGTCACCGCTGTTTTGATTACCTGTATCGCAAGGGTCAACGGTTCCATGGAACCTTGATGACGTTGCGCAAGGCTTCTGCGATGCCGAGGCTTCTGCGTTCGGAAAGCCGTCCACTGGAGGATCAAGGTCAAGCTGCAGTGTGCCGTTGCGCTGTTGTCATCAGCAGCAAAGTGAGTAAGCGGGCCGTCATTCGCAATCGGCTAAGACGGCGTTTGCACGACCATCTTCGTCAACATTTTGAGCAGTCTTTCCAGCACGCAAACACCTGGGTTTTGATCAGTCTGAAACCAGGTGCGGCGATCTCAGAAGCCCCGATGTTGGAAGAATGCGACAGATTGCTCCAACAAGCGGGTTACTAA